In Campylobacter sp. 2014D-0216, the following proteins share a genomic window:
- a CDS encoding protoporphyrinogen/coproporphyrinogen oxidase: MKIGIIGAGVSGMSVARLLKDDFEVEVLEKSNVVGGIARTKDVDGKPYHVNGGHCFNSKFDDVLDFVFNTVLSKDKWNYLPRKAEILFKENWITYPIEFSIKEIDNFDTNLAFQITNEMFNASYEKGNNLEEWFINHFGPTLAKEYFIPYNTKIWGIAPKNMDNVWIEDEKQMKLPVPTKESFYKSLVDKTTDKMSHAAFYYPKTNNQNTFIEAIGENVNILTNYEVKEIKKENSQWVINGEKKYDILINTSPLDLVPKILKDVPAEALSCFKKLKYNKVTNIFWETDGSLDITWGYIPDSSIGFHRISNTGSIVQPKGKFCTTEAIGEIAYDKLVREGQKIPFLKNPLDYNVTEHAYVFFDLNYTQAKTGAISYLNSLGIFSHGRFGEWEYYNMDVCIKRSIDLAKSIKERYKGR, translated from the coding sequence ATGAAAATAGGTATTATTGGTGCTGGTGTATCTGGTATGTCTGTTGCAAGACTTCTAAAAGATGACTTTGAAGTAGAGGTTTTAGAAAAATCTAATGTTGTAGGCGGTATCGCTAGAACAAAAGATGTTGATGGTAAGCCATACCATGTAAATGGCGGACATTGTTTTAATTCTAAATTCGATGATGTTTTGGATTTTGTGTTTAATACTGTATTAAGTAAAGACAAATGGAATTATTTGCCTAGAAAAGCTGAAATCTTGTTTAAAGAAAATTGGATTACATATCCTATAGAATTTTCAATTAAAGAAATAGATAATTTTGATACAAATTTGGCTTTTCAAATAACAAATGAAATGTTTAATGCTTCATATGAAAAAGGAAATAATCTCGAAGAGTGGTTTATAAATCATTTTGGCCCAACTTTGGCAAAAGAGTATTTTATACCGTATAATACTAAAATTTGGGGCATAGCGCCAAAAAATATGGATAATGTATGGATAGAAGATGAAAAGCAAATGAAACTTCCTGTTCCAACAAAGGAGAGTTTTTATAAATCATTGGTTGATAAAACAACCGATAAAATGTCTCACGCTGCTTTTTATTATCCAAAAACAAATAATCAAAATACCTTTATAGAAGCTATAGGAGAAAATGTAAATATTCTCACAAATTATGAAGTAAAAGAGATTAAAAAAGAAAACAGTCAGTGGGTTATTAATGGTGAAAAAAAATATGATATACTGATAAATACAAGTCCATTAGATCTTGTGCCTAAAATTTTAAAAGATGTTCCTGCTGAAGCTTTAAGTTGCTTTAAAAAACTTAAATATAATAAAGTTACAAATATTTTTTGGGAAACAGACGGAAGTCTAGATATTACTTGGGGTTATATTCCAGATTCAAGTATAGGTTTCCATAGAATTTCTAATACTGGCTCTATAGTGCAACCAAAAGGAAAATTTTGTACAACAGAGGCGATAGGTGAAATTGCTTATGATAAACTAGTGCGAGAAGGGCAAAAAATACCATTTTTGAAAAATCCACTTGATTATAATGTTACAGAACATGCTTATGTTTTTTTTGATCTAAACTATACTCAAGCAAAAACAGGTGCAATTTCATATTTAAATTCACTTGGAATTTTCTCACATGGTAGATTTGGTGAATGGGAGTATTATAATATGGATGTGTGTATTAAGAGATCTATTGATCTAGCCAAAAGTATAAAAGAAAGATATAAAGGAAGATAA
- a CDS encoding dTDP-4-dehydrorhamnose 3,5-epimerase family protein, which produces MAIEFNIQESKILKGVYIITPNKFRDLRGEIWTAFTSEAIDKLLPDNLQFIHDKFIHSRHNVIRGVHGDYKTYKLATCVYGEIHQVVVDCRQDSPTYLKHEKFIINQDNQKIILVPAGFGNAHYVSSESAVYYYKCAYKGEYVDANEQFTYAWNDERIGIDWPTKSPILSERDILAASKE; this is translated from the coding sequence ATGGCAATAGAATTTAATATACAAGAATCGAAAATTTTAAAAGGAGTATATATAATAACTCCCAATAAATTTAGAGATTTACGCGGAGAAATATGGACAGCTTTTACAAGTGAAGCTATAGATAAACTTTTGCCAGATAATCTTCAATTTATACATGATAAATTTATCCATTCTAGACATAATGTCATAAGAGGTGTACATGGGGATTATAAAACATATAAACTAGCTACTTGTGTTTATGGAGAAATCCATCAGGTTGTGGTTGATTGTAGGCAAGATTCACCTACTTATTTAAAACATGAAAAATTTATAATAAATCAAGATAACCAAAAAATTATTTTAGTTCCAGCTGGATTTGGAAATGCACATTATGTAAGTAGTGAAAGTGCAGTGTATTACTACAAATGTGCATATAAAGGAGAATATGTGGATGCGAATGAACAATTCACTTATGCTTGGAATGATGAGAGAATAGGGATTGATTGGCCAACAAAATCTCCAATCCTTTCAGAAAGAGATATTTTGGCTGCAAGCAAGGAGTGA
- a CDS encoding GDP-L-fucose synthase family protein, which produces MEKKSKIYIAGHRGLVGSAIVQELRLQGYTNLIFKSHEELDLTNQHDVDEFFKKEKPEYVFLAAAKAGGIMANNTYRADFIYENLQIQCNVIHSAYKYNVKKLVFIASTVIYPKNVSLPTNEEQMLTGELEYTNMPYSIAKIAGIRMCESYNLQHKTNFISVAPINLYGSNDKFDLEKSHVLPALVKKMHLAKLLSENKHKELLEDLNCKDINEAFEYLDRYNISERSVEIWGSGLQTREFLHSDDLAQACVYIMRCIDFEDLYKKGDKEVKNTHINIGVNKNISIKELAYLVKKIVGFKGELFFNTSKPDGFKEKLTDCSKIHSLGWKHKIELEEGIKMMYDWYLKNITIEKKKKIHGGGITKK; this is translated from the coding sequence GTGGAAAAAAAATCTAAAATTTATATAGCAGGACACCGAGGCTTAGTTGGATCAGCTATTGTCCAAGAACTACGTTTACAAGGTTATACTAATTTAATATTTAAATCTCATGAAGAACTGGACTTGACTAATCAACATGATGTTGATGAGTTTTTTAAAAAAGAAAAACCAGAATATGTTTTTTTAGCTGCAGCAAAAGCTGGCGGAATTATGGCTAATAATACTTATAGAGCGGATTTTATATATGAGAATTTGCAAATTCAATGCAATGTAATTCATAGCGCATATAAATACAATGTTAAAAAATTAGTTTTTATTGCTTCAACTGTGATTTATCCAAAGAATGTTTCATTGCCTACAAATGAAGAACAAATGTTAACAGGAGAATTGGAGTATACCAATATGCCTTATTCTATAGCTAAGATCGCAGGTATTAGAATGTGTGAGTCATATAATTTGCAGCATAAAACAAATTTTATTAGTGTTGCGCCAATTAACTTATATGGAAGCAATGATAAATTTGATTTAGAAAAATCTCATGTTCTACCTGCACTTGTAAAAAAGATGCATTTGGCTAAATTACTAAGTGAAAACAAACATAAAGAATTGCTTGAGGATTTAAATTGTAAAGATATAAATGAAGCTTTCGAATATCTTGATAGATATAACATCAGTGAGCGCAGTGTTGAAATTTGGGGAAGTGGTTTGCAAACTAGAGAATTTTTACATAGTGATGATTTAGCTCAAGCTTGTGTTTATATAATGAGATGCATTGATTTTGAGGATTTGTATAAAAAAGGTGATAAAGAAGTTAAAAATACGCATATTAATATTGGTGTAAATAAAAATATATCTATTAAAGAGCTTGCTTATCTTGTAAAAAAAATTGTTGGTTTTAAAGGAGAGCTCTTTTTTAATACAAGCAAACCAGATGGATTTAAGGAAAAGTTAACAGATTGTTCCAAAATTCATTCTTTGGGTTGGAAACATAAAATAGAACTTGAAGAAGGTATTAAGATGATGTATGATTGGTATTTAAAAAATATAACGATAGAAAAGAAAAAGAAAATTCACGGGGGGGGTATAACAAAAAAATAA
- a CDS encoding GDP-L-fucose synthase family protein, which translates to MKNTSKIYIAGHNGLTGSAILKKLQEKGYENFILKSHKELDLTNQQAVELFFKKEKPEYVFLCAAKVGGILANNTYRADFIYQNLQIQNNVIHSAYLNNVKKLLFLGTACIYPKNCSQPMKEEDLLTSTLEYTNEPYAIAKIAGLKMCESYNLQYNTNFISVMPCSLYGLNDNFNLEKSHVLPALIRKFHLAKLLSEKRYDLVLKDVQMDDIDQTKEYLQKFGITENEVEIWGNGNARREFLHANDMADACIYVMQNVNFNDLYNSECGEIRNTHINIGSGKDIAIKDLVSLVNKIIGFKGSVFYNSTKPEGTFRKLGSCDKIHSLGWKHKIELEDGIKMMYDWYLEQKYIRS; encoded by the coding sequence ATGAAAAATACTTCTAAAATTTATATTGCAGGGCATAATGGTTTAACTGGTTCAGCTATTTTAAAGAAATTACAAGAAAAAGGTTATGAGAATTTCATATTAAAATCTCATAAAGAATTAGATTTAACAAATCAGCAAGCTGTAGAACTTTTTTTTAAAAAAGAAAAGCCAGAATATGTATTTTTATGTGCTGCAAAAGTGGGTGGTATATTGGCTAATAACACCTATAGAGCCGATTTTATATATCAAAATTTGCAAATTCAAAACAATGTTATACATAGTGCATATTTGAATAATGTAAAAAAACTTTTGTTTTTGGGAACAGCATGTATATATCCTAAAAACTGTTCTCAACCTATGAAAGAAGAAGATCTTTTAACAAGTACTTTAGAATATACAAACGAGCCTTACGCGATAGCTAAAATAGCAGGTCTTAAAATGTGTGAATCTTATAATTTGCAATATAATACAAATTTTATTTCTGTTATGCCTTGTTCTTTGTATGGTTTAAATGATAATTTCAATTTAGAAAAATCACATGTGTTACCAGCATTGATTAGGAAATTTCATTTAGCAAAATTACTTAGTGAAAAAAGATATGATCTTGTGTTAAAAGATGTACAGATGGATGATATCGATCAAACTAAAGAATATCTTCAAAAATTTGGCATCACTGAAAATGAGGTTGAAATTTGGGGAAATGGAAATGCGAGAAGAGAATTTTTACACGCTAATGATATGGCAGATGCTTGTATTTATGTGATGCAAAATGTCAACTTTAATGATTTGTATAACTCTGAATGTGGTGAAATAAGAAATACACACATTAATATAGGTTCTGGTAAAGATATAGCAATAAAAGATTTGGTTTCTTTAGTAAATAAGATTATTGGTTTCAAAGGAAGCGTGTTTTATAATAGCACAAAACCTGAAGGTACTTTTCGGAAGCTCGGTAGTTGTGATAAAATTCATTCGTTGGGTTGGAAACATAAAATAGAACTTGAAGATGGTATTAAAATGATGTATGATTGGTATTTAGAACAAAAATATATAAGAAGTTAA
- a CDS encoding GDP-mannose 4,6-dehydratase: protein MKKTALITGFTGQVGSQMADFLLENTDHDVIGMMRWQEPMDNIYHLSDRINKKDRISIFYADLNDYSSIQKLFESKRPDVIFHLAAQSYPKTSFDIPIETLQTNIIGTANILENIRLLKAKDGYDPVVHVCSSSEVYGRAKVGVKLNEDTTFHGASPYSISKIGTDYLGRFYGEAYGIKTYVTRMGTHSGPRRSDVFFESTVAKQIALIEADYQEPVIKVGNLSSVRTFQDARDAIRAYYLLSLESEKGKVPCGEAFNIAGEEAFKLPEVIDILLSLSTRKDIKVEQDEERLRPIDADYQMFDNTKIKNYINWKPEIPARQMFEDLLNHWRKEISMGRIPLNR from the coding sequence ATGAAAAAAACAGCGTTGATTACAGGCTTTACAGGTCAAGTTGGGTCGCAAATGGCGGACTTTTTACTAGAAAATACTGACCATGATGTTATAGGCATGATGCGTTGGCAAGAACCTATGGATAATATCTATCATCTAAGTGATAGGATCAATAAAAAAGATAGAATTAGCATTTTTTATGCTGATTTGAATGATTATTCGAGTATTCAAAAACTTTTTGAGAGTAAACGACCGGATGTGATCTTTCACTTGGCTGCACAGTCTTACCCAAAAACTTCTTTTGATATACCTATAGAAACCTTACAAACTAATATCATAGGCACAGCAAATATTTTAGAAAATATTAGATTATTAAAAGCCAAAGATGGTTATGATCCTGTAGTGCATGTGTGTTCTTCTAGTGAGGTTTATGGTAGAGCAAAAGTAGGTGTTAAGTTAAACGAAGATACAACCTTTCATGGCGCAAGTCCTTATAGTATAAGTAAAATCGGTACAGATTATTTGGGAAGATTTTACGGTGAGGCTTATGGCATAAAAACTTATGTCACTAGGATGGGAACTCATAGTGGTCCAAGACGTTCTGATGTGTTTTTTGAAAGTACAGTTGCAAAGCAAATCGCATTGATTGAAGCGGATTATCAAGAGCCTGTTATCAAAGTAGGAAATTTATCAAGTGTAAGAACTTTTCAAGATGCCAGAGATGCGATAAGGGCCTATTATTTACTTTCATTAGAAAGTGAAAAAGGAAAAGTTCCTTGCGGTGAAGCTTTTAATATAGCGGGTGAAGAGGCTTTTAAGCTTCCTGAGGTTATCGATATACTTTTGAGTCTTTCTACAAGAAAAGATATCAAAGTAGAGCAAGATGAAGAAAGATTGCGTCCTATTGATGCAGACTATCAAATGTTTGATAATACTAAAATCAAAAACTATATCAATTGGAAGCCAGAAATTCCAGCTAGACAGATGTTTGAAGATTTACTAAATCATTGGAGAAAAGAAATCTCTATGGGTAGAATCCCATTAAATAGGTAA
- the hddA gene encoding D-glycero-D-manno-heptose 7-phosphate kinase, which produces MVIIRSQTPLRLGLAGGGTDINLYCDQYTGYVLNATISLYVHCTLIERDDGKIIFDSSDINVKVEYKSKDFLENDGKLDLYKAIYNRLVKEYIKKPLSFSLHTYSDVPSGSGLGGSSTLVVGIIKAFAEWLNLPLGEYEIARLAYEIEREDMAIVGGAQDQYAATFGGFNFMEFYDQKRVIVNPLRIKNWIASELEARVLLYFTNITREAKDIEEHKKGKLGDENSLNAMHAIKQDALDMKEALFRADFDKIAQILGKSWQSKKIISDIVSNDELERIYHLAMENGAYSGKTSGAGAGGFMFFMVDPVKKYKLKKILNEQQGYVQEFYFTKEGAKSWKI; this is translated from the coding sequence ATCGTGATAATTCGTTCTCAAACTCCCTTGCGTTTAGGTTTAGCCGGCGGGGGTACTGATATAAATTTATATTGTGATCAATACACAGGTTATGTTTTAAATGCGACTATATCTTTATATGTGCATTGTACTTTGATAGAAAGAGATGATGGAAAAATCATTTTTGATTCATCGGATATAAATGTAAAAGTAGAGTATAAAAGCAAAGATTTTTTAGAAAATGATGGCAAGCTAGATCTTTATAAAGCAATTTATAATCGTTTGGTAAAAGAATATATTAAAAAACCTTTAAGTTTTTCTTTGCATACTTATTCAGATGTACCAAGTGGTAGTGGGCTTGGTGGTAGCTCTACTTTGGTGGTGGGTATCATCAAAGCATTTGCAGAATGGCTGAATTTGCCTTTAGGTGAGTATGAGATTGCACGTTTAGCGTATGAGATTGAACGAGAGGATATGGCCATCGTAGGTGGTGCACAAGATCAATACGCTGCAACTTTTGGTGGGTTTAACTTTATGGAATTTTATGATCAAAAAAGAGTGATTGTTAATCCTTTACGCATTAAAAATTGGATAGCAAGTGAGCTTGAGGCTAGAGTTTTGCTTTATTTTACAAATATCACTAGAGAGGCTAAAGATATAGAAGAACATAAAAAAGGAAAACTAGGAGATGAAAACTCTCTTAATGCTATGCATGCGATAAAGCAAGATGCACTAGATATGAAAGAAGCGTTATTTAGAGCTGATTTTGACAAAATAGCTCAAATTTTAGGCAAGTCATGGCAGTCAAAAAAGATCATTTCTGATATAGTAAGTAATGATGAACTTGAAAGAATTTATCATTTAGCCATGGAAAATGGTGCCTATAGTGGCAAAACAAGTGGAGCGGGCGCTGGAGGATTTATGTTTTTTATGGTTGATCCTGTAAAAAAATATAAACTTAAAAAAATTCTAAACGAACAGCAAGGATATGTACAAGAATTCTACTTCACTAAAGAAGGAGCAAAATCATGGAAAATTTAA
- the gmhA2 gene encoding D-sedoheptulose 7-phosphate isomerase: MENLNLYIKSHFSDSIDIKTKILNDNDMISLIKEVSLKVINAYKNGNKTLLAGNGGSAADAQHIAGEFVSRFYFDRPGIASIALSTDTSILTAIGNDYGYENLFARQVQAQGVNGDVFIGISTSGNSKNILKALEICKEKGILSIGLTGASGGAMNELCDYCIKVPSTCTPRIQEAHILIGHIICAIVEEELFGKGFDCKL, from the coding sequence ATGGAAAATTTAAATTTATATATAAAATCTCATTTTAGTGATTCAATTGATATTAAAACTAAGATTTTAAATGATAATGATATGATCAGCTTAATTAAAGAGGTATCTCTAAAAGTGATCAATGCTTATAAAAATGGCAATAAAACTTTACTAGCAGGTAATGGAGGAAGTGCAGCTGATGCACAGCATATAGCTGGGGAGTTTGTGAGTAGATTTTACTTTGACAGACCTGGTATTGCAAGCATTGCTTTAAGTACTGATACGAGTATTTTAACGGCTATTGGCAATGACTATGGTTATGAAAATTTATTTGCAAGACAAGTGCAAGCCCAAGGTGTGAATGGGGATGTATTTATAGGAATTTCTACAAGCGGAAATAGTAAAAATATCTTAAAAGCTTTAGAAATTTGCAAAGAAAAAGGAATTTTAAGCATAGGTTTAACCGGAGCTAGCGGTGGTGCTATGAATGAACTTTGTGATTATTGTATTAAAGTGCCATCAACTTGTACACCAAGGATTCAAGAGGCGCATATTTTGATAGGACATATCATCTGTGCTATAGTAGAAGAAGAGCTTTTTGGCAAGGGGTTTGATTGCAAGCTATAG
- the hddC gene encoding D-glycero-D-manno-heptose 1-phosphate guanosyltransferase, whose protein sequence is MQAIVLAGGLGTRLKSVVQDLPKPMAPINGKPFLTFVLEYLKKQGITEVVLSVSYKYELIQEYFKEEFEGMRIRYNIEKELLGTGGAIKDALKLIQNQAYVLNGDTIFDIDLKKLALNGGKICIALKQMQNFDRYGTVNVDDQGIVISFEEKVFKKQGLINGGIYLLKKDIFDEFDLEKKFSFEEFLQENFKLLKIQTQIFDDYFIDIGIPEDYEKFSRSQITN, encoded by the coding sequence TTGCAAGCTATAGTTTTAGCAGGAGGTCTTGGCACGAGGTTAAAAAGCGTAGTGCAAGATCTCCCAAAGCCTATGGCGCCGATTAATGGAAAGCCATTTTTAACCTTTGTTTTAGAGTATTTAAAAAAACAAGGAATTACTGAAGTTGTTTTAAGTGTTTCGTATAAATATGAACTCATCCAAGAGTACTTTAAAGAAGAATTTGAAGGTATGAGAATACGCTATAACATTGAAAAAGAGCTTTTAGGTACAGGTGGAGCTATAAAAGATGCCTTGAAGTTAATACAAAATCAAGCTTATGTTTTAAATGGTGACACTATATTTGATATTGATCTAAAAAAGCTTGCTTTAAATGGTGGTAAAATTTGTATCGCACTCAAACAAATGCAAAATTTTGACCGATATGGCACTGTGAATGTTGATGATCAAGGTATTGTAATATCTTTTGAAGAGAAAGTATTTAAAAAACAAGGTTTAATCAACGGTGGTATATATTTACTGAAAAAAGATATTTTTGATGAATTTGATTTGGAAAAAAAATTTTCTTTTGAAGAATTTTTGCAAGAAAATTTTAAATTGCTAAAAATACAAACCCAAATTTTTGATGATTATTTTATTGATATAGGGATACCTGAGGATTATGAAAAATTTTCACGTTCCCAAATCACAAACTAA